One Corvus moneduloides isolate bCorMon1 chromosome 21, bCorMon1.pri, whole genome shotgun sequence DNA window includes the following coding sequences:
- the SURF2 gene encoding surfeit locus protein 2, giving the protein MAAPAPGGGAAVPEVPEAERLFLRQHPLLSPAGPGKVRCRLTGHELPCRLSELQAYTSGKKYQRLIKAAREFDYGTFEPHIVPSTKNLHQLFCKLTLRHINKLPEHVLRHVQGKRYQKALKTYEECQREGVEYVPACLRQKKQRGQHPDDQTNGSRQPHRKEEFWEPKSSEEDGEETDDSMSDLYPPALFPEKNPSAPQTTKGTDDFVTDSEDDEAKQNGDVNGEHGARRDGSRAVGNKRGKKQTGPLKKKFKSHHRKPKNFKKATNGK; this is encoded by the exons ATGGCGGCGCCGGCCCCGGGTGGCGGCGCGGCCGTGCCGGAGGTGCCCGAGGCGGAGCGGCTCTTCCTGAGGCAGCACCCGCTGCTcagccccgcggggccgggcaaG gtgagGTGCAGGCTGACAGGACATGAGCTGCCGTGTCGCCTGTCAGAGCTGCAGGCTTACACCAGCGGCAAGAAGTACCAGCGGCTCATAAAGGCAGCCAGAGAGTTTGACTATGGCACGTTTGAGCCCCACATAGTGCCCAGCACAAAGAATTT ACACCAGCTGTTCTGCAAGCTCACCCTCAGACACATCAACAAGCTTCCAGAGCATGTCCTGCGCCACGTCCAAGGGAAGCGCTACCAGAAGGCCCTGAAAACTT ATGAGGAATGCCAGAGGGAAGGAGTGGAGTACGTCCCTGCCTGCCTGAGACAGAAGAAGCAGCGGGGACAGCACCCTGATGACCAAACAAATGGGAGCAGGCAGCCTCACAGGAAAGAGGAGTTCTGGGAGCCGAAGTCCAGCgaggaggatggagaggagacAGACGACAGCATGAGTGACCTGTACCCAC CTGCGCTCTTCCCCGAAAAGAACCCATCAGCTCCACAGACCACAAAGGGCACGGATGACTTCGTGACAGACAGCGAGGACGACGAGGCCAAGCAGAACGGAGACGTGAATGGAGAGCACGGGGCAaggagggatggcagcagagcagtTGGCAACAAGAGAGGAAAG AAACAGACAGGCcctttaaagaagaaattcaagAGCCATCATCGAAaacccaaaaacttcaagaaggcaaccaatgggaaataa